A stretch of the Thiohalospira halophila DSM 15071 genome encodes the following:
- a CDS encoding sensor histidine kinase: protein MLFPSLSLKVRLSLALSVSLLLLLGTQYWVVSGAIRATAEDYVASRLRHDTEGLLAALQWEADGPLLRDIGDSIYRRPYSGHYYRVRTDGQDLRSRSLWDAELPLPEVSVGETRRLHRAGPQDQPLLVRVAAFRKEGRAVRMAVAEDLSPLQADLRTFQWHYGLVSLGIGLGLLALQWGVVALGMRPLRRLGTQIQRLEAGEQESLSGDVPGEVRPLVGEVNRLIGVLGGRLERSRNALGNLAHALKTPLTQLFQAAEDPGTVPDPERRQRILEPAENIRGRIERELKRARLAAGAPGQRFLPDREIPALIRVLKRTHADRDLDFTYAGPADERPFGDREDLLELTGNLLDNAAKWARSRVRVGVDQAAGLALTVEDDGPGVPAERAGELTRRGARLDEEREGHGLGLAIVRDIVDAYGGDLHFGSSEPLGGLAVTVSLPQQEGDPNRVASL, encoded by the coding sequence ATGCTTTTCCCGTCCCTCTCCCTCAAGGTCCGCCTCTCCCTGGCCTTGTCCGTCAGCCTGCTCCTGCTGCTGGGGACGCAGTACTGGGTGGTCAGTGGGGCCATCCGCGCTACCGCCGAGGACTACGTGGCCAGCCGCCTGCGCCACGATACCGAGGGCCTGCTAGCCGCTCTGCAGTGGGAGGCTGACGGTCCGTTGTTGCGCGACATCGGCGATTCCATCTACCGTCGACCCTACTCGGGCCACTACTATCGCGTCCGGACCGACGGGCAGGACCTGCGCTCGCGCTCCCTGTGGGATGCCGAGCTGCCGCTGCCCGAGGTCTCGGTGGGCGAAACCCGCCGGCTCCATCGGGCGGGGCCCCAGGACCAGCCCCTGCTGGTGCGGGTGGCGGCCTTCCGCAAGGAAGGGCGCGCTGTTCGCATGGCGGTCGCCGAGGACCTTTCCCCGCTGCAGGCGGACCTGCGGACCTTCCAGTGGCACTACGGCCTGGTCTCCCTGGGAATAGGCCTGGGGCTGCTGGCCCTGCAATGGGGGGTGGTGGCCCTGGGGATGCGCCCGCTCCGGCGCCTGGGCACCCAGATCCAGCGACTGGAGGCGGGGGAGCAGGAGTCCCTTTCCGGGGACGTGCCCGGCGAGGTACGGCCCCTGGTGGGCGAGGTTAACCGGCTGATCGGGGTGCTCGGCGGCCGCCTTGAGCGCTCCCGCAATGCCCTGGGCAACCTGGCTCATGCCCTGAAGACTCCCCTGACCCAGTTGTTCCAGGCAGCCGAGGATCCGGGGACCGTCCCGGATCCCGAGCGGCGCCAGCGGATCCTGGAGCCCGCCGAGAACATACGGGGGCGTATCGAGCGGGAGTTGAAACGGGCCCGCCTGGCGGCTGGCGCTCCCGGCCAGCGCTTCCTGCCAGACCGGGAGATCCCCGCCCTGATCCGGGTCCTGAAGCGCACCCATGCCGACCGCGACCTGGACTTTACCTATGCCGGGCCGGCGGATGAGCGCCCCTTCGGTGACCGCGAGGACCTCCTGGAGCTGACCGGCAATCTCCTGGATAACGCCGCCAAATGGGCCCGCTCACGGGTCCGGGTCGGTGTCGACCAGGCGGCGGGCCTCGCCCTGACCGTGGAGGATGATGGCCCCGGCGTCCCCGCCGAACGGGCCGGGGAACTGACCCGCCGGGGAGCGCGGCTCGACGAGGAGCGGGAGGGTCATGGCCTGGGCCTGGCCATCGTCCGCGATATCGTCGATGCCTACGGTGGCGATCTCCACTTCGGCTCTTCCGAGCCCCTGGGTGGCCTGGCCGTTACCGTCTCGCTGCCCCAGCAGGAGGGGGATCCGAACCGGGTTGCCTCCCTGTAA
- a CDS encoding TolC family protein: protein MSPFPVTSRPRQRPLAVTLVALCLASGPVSAASSNGAGDARFDPLASDAGLSLGQVVRWAADRHPEKEQSRAGQRAASALRGRADAWLSGNPAGVLSHYNDAGATAAGNREWEAGVELPLWHLGQRAARRSLAEAAEEQARSIPEAVRLQAAGRVRETLWAIALQRNRVALAETERAHARALADKVQRRLELGDLARTARLLARERVVEKETALESARSRLRVLRADYRRITGLDRTPSQWREDRARTLSDQTIPVKDHPFLRRAALKVEQLRARRRLAGIQAAEPPSLVLGTRQERAADGSAVNSLHASLRIPFGMAEQREGRRAAVGVELAAARSRLDRQRREVLTALDEARQGIAVARRTLRQARHREEFATQSRTLARKAFDAGEYGLMDLIRVQDKYAAARRDRAQRELKLERAVARFNQAAGVIPWPRSESSQ from the coding sequence ATGTCCCCGTTTCCTGTCACATCCCGACCCCGCCAACGGCCCCTTGCCGTCACCCTGGTGGCCCTCTGCCTCGCCTCCGGGCCGGTTTCTGCCGCTTCCTCCAACGGTGCGGGCGATGCCCGCTTCGACCCGCTCGCCAGCGATGCCGGCCTGAGCCTGGGCCAGGTGGTCCGGTGGGCGGCCGATCGTCATCCGGAGAAGGAGCAGTCCCGGGCTGGCCAGCGGGCGGCGTCCGCCCTGCGCGGGCGCGCCGACGCCTGGCTCTCCGGCAATCCGGCGGGCGTCCTGTCCCACTACAACGACGCGGGGGCTACCGCTGCCGGTAACCGCGAATGGGAAGCCGGGGTTGAACTCCCATTGTGGCACCTCGGCCAGCGCGCCGCTCGCCGGTCCCTGGCCGAGGCGGCGGAGGAGCAGGCCCGCTCGATCCCAGAGGCGGTGCGGCTCCAGGCCGCCGGCCGGGTGCGCGAGACCCTGTGGGCCATCGCCCTCCAGCGCAACCGGGTGGCCCTGGCGGAGACGGAGCGGGCCCATGCCCGTGCCCTGGCGGACAAGGTCCAACGGCGGCTGGAGCTCGGGGATCTGGCCCGGACCGCTCGGCTGCTGGCCCGGGAGCGGGTGGTGGAGAAAGAGACCGCGCTGGAGAGTGCGCGCTCCCGCCTCCGGGTCCTGCGCGCCGACTATCGCCGTATCACGGGCCTGGATCGGACGCCGTCGCAGTGGCGCGAAGACCGGGCCCGGACCCTGTCGGACCAGACCATTCCGGTGAAGGACCATCCCTTCCTGCGTCGGGCCGCCCTGAAAGTGGAGCAGCTGCGGGCGCGGCGCCGCCTGGCCGGTATCCAGGCCGCGGAACCGCCCTCCCTGGTCCTGGGGACCCGGCAGGAGCGGGCCGCCGATGGGTCCGCGGTGAACAGCCTGCACGCCTCCCTCCGTATCCCCTTCGGTATGGCGGAACAACGCGAGGGTAGGCGGGCCGCGGTGGGAGTGGAACTCGCGGCGGCCCGGAGTCGGCTGGACCGACAGCGTCGGGAGGTGCTCACCGCCCTGGATGAGGCCCGGCAAGGGATCGCCGTTGCCCGCCGTACCCTGCGCCAGGCCCGGCATCGCGAGGAGTTCGCGACGCAGAGCCGGACCCTGGCGCGCAAGGCCTTCGATGCCGGCGAGTACGGCCTCATGGACCTGATCCGGGTCCAGGACAAGTACGCCGCCGCCCGCCGCGATCGTGCCCAGCGTGAACTGAAGCTGGAGCGTGCCGTCGCTCGATTCAACCAAGCAGCCGGAGTAATCCCGTGGCCCCGTTCCGAATCCTCGCAATAG
- a CDS encoding efflux RND transporter periplasmic adaptor subunit has product MAPFRILAIACLTAWTVSAQAAHEITFSPAQMERLGVSTAEVAPGKEVQTETLPARVVIPPEQERVVSAPQGGLVTALHAAREEPVREGAVLAEIRSPELVKNQQEFLGARSARDLAAASLERDRQLSDDGVIPQRRYQETRSRFKQARAALEARRQALVLAGMSEAGVERLAETGELSGRLRVRSPMDGVVLEKMVRSGQRLQQATPLYRMARLDPLWLEIRLPLDRLQGVAAGVPVSVPCAGLEATVSRVGRTAEAESQTVLVRAEVAGGEPCLRPGQYVETRLEVGAGEGRFRVPEGAVVRNQGKPWVFVRQASGFMPVAVSVHGHREGDTAVISGPLQAGQSVAVSGLAAIKGAWSGYGGGE; this is encoded by the coding sequence GTGGCCCCGTTCCGAATCCTCGCAATAGCCTGCCTGACGGCCTGGACGGTCTCCGCCCAGGCCGCCCACGAGATCACCTTCAGCCCCGCCCAGATGGAGCGCCTGGGGGTATCCACCGCAGAGGTCGCCCCCGGCAAGGAGGTCCAGACCGAGACCCTGCCGGCCCGGGTGGTCATTCCCCCCGAGCAGGAGCGGGTGGTGAGCGCTCCCCAGGGCGGCCTGGTCACCGCCCTGCACGCGGCCAGGGAGGAACCGGTCCGGGAGGGCGCGGTCCTGGCCGAGATCCGCAGCCCGGAACTGGTGAAGAACCAGCAGGAATTCCTGGGCGCCCGCTCGGCCAGGGATCTGGCAGCGGCGAGCCTGGAGCGGGACCGGCAGCTGTCCGACGACGGGGTCATCCCCCAGCGCCGGTACCAGGAAACCCGCAGCCGCTTCAAGCAGGCCCGGGCGGCCCTGGAGGCACGGCGTCAGGCCCTGGTGCTCGCCGGCATGAGCGAGGCCGGTGTGGAGCGCCTGGCGGAGACGGGTGAGCTGTCTGGCCGGCTCCGGGTACGGTCGCCCATGGACGGGGTGGTTCTGGAGAAGATGGTCCGCTCCGGGCAGCGCCTGCAACAGGCGACACCCTTGTACCGAATGGCCCGGCTCGATCCCCTGTGGCTGGAGATCCGGCTGCCCCTGGACCGCCTGCAGGGGGTGGCCGCGGGTGTCCCGGTGAGCGTGCCCTGCGCCGGCCTGGAGGCCACCGTCTCGCGGGTGGGGCGCACCGCCGAGGCCGAGAGCCAGACGGTGCTGGTCCGGGCCGAGGTGGCGGGCGGTGAGCCCTGCCTGCGGCCGGGGCAATACGTGGAGACCCGCCTGGAGGTGGGCGCCGGTGAGGGCCGCTTCCGGGTCCCGGAAGGGGCCGTGGTCCGCAACCAGGGCAAGCCGTGGGTGTTTGTGCGCCAGGCCAGCGGGTTCATGCCGGTGGCCGTCAGTGTGCACGGGCACCGGGAAGGGGACACCGCCGTGATCAGCGGCCCGCTCCAGGCCGGGCAATCCGTGGCGGTCAGCGGCCTGGCAGCCATCAAGGGCGCCTGGTCCGGCTACGGCGGGGGTGAATGA
- a CDS encoding efflux RND transporter permease subunit: protein MLGRLIQFALTQRVFMLLAVVVLVGAGVSAFRGLPIDAFPDVSTTQVKVIIKAPGMTPEQVDQRITAPVSVEMRGIPHQEVLRSVAKYGVTVITVDFAEGTDLYWARQQVSERLSGLWGDLPPDASGGMAPATTPLGEMFMFTVEGGDLSLAERRTLLDWTIRPALRSVEGVAEVNALGGKVATYEVSPDNARLNARGLSLAELRRALMTNNRNDGAGRLVSGEETLLVRTRGQVTGLADLGNIVVRETDGVTVRVKDVAEVRTGHLTRYGAVTADGRGEAVEGLILGLRGANARKVVEGVKARLAAIQPTLPEGVHVDVFYDRSHLVDRAVETVSGALMEAVILVLVMLVLMLGNLRAALTVALVLPLAALMTFLLMGWFALSANLMSLGGLAIAIGMLVDAAVVVVENVVAHLEDPGSGRRRLPRLHLIYRAVREVAVPVTSGILIIVIVFLPLLTLQGLEGKLFIPVALTIVFALTGSLLLSLTVIPVLASFLIGKVSHQDPWLVRQLHRLYQPSLDWSLRHGGWVAGGALVLLAATVAVSPFVGKTFMPTMQEGTVVVQLAKLPSISLEESLAIDRRVERALIEEIPEVTGAVARTGSDELRMDPMGLNETDMFLETRPRSEWEVATKAALLDRLRAVLNGFPGVAYAFTQPIEMRVSEMLTGVRGDVAVKLFGPELSVLNAKSAAIAETLKGIRGSQDVYYTDNSGLQYLEVEVDRQAAGRFGLSVAELSARLRAQLEGAEVGTVYEGRRRIPLTIRGGPEVRRSPAAIGNLRLTLSSGKQVPVSALADVRRTEGPVKVNREGGSRLSVVRSNVSGRDLVSFVQEARLTVSEQVDLPQGYRVAWGGEFENQQRAAQRLSIVVPVAIGLIFVLLFTTFRSVRQAVLVLLNVPFALIGGVFALGVTGAYLSVPASVGFIALLGIAVLNGVVMVTYFNQLHALGLPMARVVEEGARRRLRPVMMTASIAALGLVPLLFASGPGSSVQKPLAIVVIGGLVTSTLLTLFLLPVLYRRYGQPKEARLVG from the coding sequence ATGCTCGGTCGATTGATCCAGTTTGCCCTGACCCAGCGGGTCTTCATGCTCCTGGCAGTGGTGGTGCTCGTGGGGGCGGGGGTGTCGGCCTTCCGCGGCCTGCCCATCGACGCCTTCCCGGACGTCTCTACCACCCAGGTGAAGGTCATCATCAAGGCCCCGGGCATGACCCCGGAGCAGGTGGACCAGCGCATCACGGCCCCGGTAAGCGTGGAGATGCGCGGTATCCCCCACCAGGAGGTCCTGCGCTCCGTGGCCAAGTACGGGGTCACCGTGATCACCGTGGACTTTGCCGAGGGCACGGACCTCTACTGGGCCCGCCAGCAGGTCTCGGAGCGGCTGTCCGGGCTGTGGGGGGACCTGCCGCCGGATGCCAGCGGGGGCATGGCGCCGGCCACCACCCCCCTGGGCGAGATGTTCATGTTCACCGTGGAAGGCGGCGACCTCTCCCTCGCGGAGCGGCGTACCCTGCTGGACTGGACCATCCGCCCGGCCCTGCGCTCGGTGGAGGGCGTGGCCGAGGTCAATGCCCTGGGGGGCAAGGTGGCCACCTACGAGGTGAGCCCGGACAACGCCCGCCTGAATGCCCGCGGCCTCTCCCTGGCCGAGCTGCGCCGGGCACTGATGACCAATAACCGCAACGACGGCGCCGGCCGCCTGGTGAGCGGCGAGGAGACCCTGCTGGTTCGAACCCGGGGCCAGGTAACCGGCCTGGCGGATCTGGGCAATATCGTGGTCCGCGAGACCGACGGCGTGACCGTGCGCGTGAAGGACGTGGCGGAGGTACGCACCGGGCACCTGACCCGGTACGGCGCCGTGACCGCCGACGGTCGGGGCGAGGCCGTGGAGGGCCTGATCCTGGGTCTGCGCGGGGCCAATGCCCGCAAGGTGGTCGAGGGAGTGAAGGCCAGGCTGGCAGCGATCCAGCCTACGCTCCCCGAGGGCGTCCACGTGGACGTATTCTACGACCGCAGCCACCTGGTGGACCGGGCGGTGGAGACCGTCTCCGGTGCCCTCATGGAGGCGGTGATCCTGGTGCTGGTGATGCTGGTTCTCATGCTGGGCAACCTGCGCGCCGCCCTCACGGTGGCCCTGGTCCTGCCCCTGGCGGCCCTGATGACCTTCCTGCTCATGGGCTGGTTCGCCCTGTCCGCCAATCTGATGAGCCTGGGTGGCCTGGCCATTGCCATCGGCATGCTGGTGGACGCGGCCGTGGTGGTGGTGGAGAACGTGGTCGCCCATCTGGAGGACCCGGGGTCCGGACGCCGGCGGCTGCCCCGTCTCCACCTGATCTATCGCGCCGTGCGCGAGGTGGCGGTGCCCGTGACCTCCGGAATCCTCATCATCGTCATCGTCTTCCTGCCCCTGCTCACCCTGCAGGGCCTGGAGGGCAAGCTGTTCATCCCGGTGGCGCTGACCATCGTCTTCGCCCTGACCGGCTCCCTGCTGCTCTCCCTGACCGTGATCCCGGTGCTGGCCAGCTTCCTTATCGGCAAGGTCAGCCACCAGGACCCCTGGCTGGTGCGCCAGCTCCATCGCCTCTACCAGCCCAGCCTCGACTGGAGCCTGCGCCACGGCGGCTGGGTGGCCGGGGGCGCGCTGGTGCTGCTGGCGGCCACGGTGGCGGTGTCCCCCTTCGTGGGCAAGACCTTCATGCCCACCATGCAGGAGGGGACGGTGGTGGTGCAGCTGGCCAAGCTGCCCTCCATCTCCCTGGAGGAATCCCTGGCCATCGACCGTCGCGTGGAACGGGCCCTCATCGAGGAGATCCCCGAGGTGACCGGGGCCGTGGCCCGCACTGGCTCGGACGAGCTGCGCATGGATCCCATGGGCCTGAACGAGACCGACATGTTCCTGGAGACCCGTCCCCGCTCCGAATGGGAGGTGGCGACCAAGGCGGCCCTGCTGGACAGGCTGCGCGCGGTCCTGAACGGCTTCCCGGGGGTAGCCTACGCCTTCACCCAGCCCATCGAGATGCGCGTCTCGGAGATGCTCACCGGCGTGCGCGGCGATGTAGCGGTGAAGCTATTTGGTCCGGAGCTTTCGGTCCTGAACGCGAAGTCGGCGGCCATCGCCGAGACCCTGAAGGGGATCCGCGGCAGCCAGGATGTCTACTACACCGACAACAGCGGCCTGCAGTACCTGGAGGTGGAGGTGGACCGCCAGGCCGCCGGCCGCTTCGGCCTCTCCGTGGCCGAACTGTCGGCCCGGCTCCGGGCCCAGCTGGAAGGGGCCGAGGTGGGTACGGTGTACGAGGGCCGGCGGCGGATCCCGCTGACGATCCGCGGCGGACCGGAGGTGCGCCGCTCACCGGCGGCGATCGGGAACCTGCGCCTCACCCTGTCGAGCGGCAAGCAGGTGCCCGTCTCCGCCTTGGCCGATGTGCGACGCACCGAGGGGCCGGTGAAGGTCAACCGGGAGGGCGGCTCACGCCTGTCCGTGGTCCGCTCCAACGTCTCCGGGCGGGATCTGGTCAGCTTCGTCCAGGAGGCTCGCCTGACCGTGTCCGAGCAGGTGGATCTGCCCCAGGGCTACCGCGTGGCCTGGGGCGGCGAGTTCGAGAACCAGCAGCGGGCGGCCCAGCGCCTGTCCATCGTGGTCCCGGTGGCCATCGGCCTGATCTTCGTGCTGCTGTTCACCACCTTCCGCTCGGTGCGCCAGGCGGTGCTGGTGCTGCTCAATGTCCCCTTCGCCCTCATCGGCGGCGTGTTCGCCCTTGGGGTGACGGGGGCCTACCTGTCGGTGCCGGCCTCGGTGGGCTTCATCGCCCTGCTGGGCATTGCCGTGCTCAACGGGGTAGTCATGGTGACCTACTTCAACCAGCTCCATGCCCTCGGCCTGCCCATGGCCCGCGTGGTGGAAGAGGGCGCCCGGCGCCGGCTGCGGCCGGTGATGATGACCGCCAGCATCGCCGCCCTCGGCCTGGTGCCCCTGCTGTTCGCCTCGGGGCCGGGGTCGTCGGTGCAGAAGCCGCTGGCCATCGTGGTCATCGGCGGGCTGGTAACCTCCACCCTGCTGACCCTGTTCCTGCTTCCCGTGCTCTACCGTCGCTATGGTCAGCCCAAGGAGGCCCGTCTTGTCGGATAA
- a CDS encoding DUF3240 family protein: MSDNQILTILIPPEVREDLTDWLLGIDPELTFTTQVVEYHGAEPSALKTAEQVTGRQGRLRVEVQAGSERLSAMLEKLRGDFPASGWPYWIQDIADRGRL, translated from the coding sequence TTGTCGGATAATCAAATTCTCACCATCCTGATACCACCCGAGGTCCGGGAAGACCTGACCGATTGGCTGCTGGGCATCGACCCGGAGCTGACCTTCACCACACAAGTGGTGGAGTATCATGGGGCTGAACCCTCGGCCCTGAAGACCGCTGAGCAGGTCACGGGCCGTCAAGGCCGCTTGCGGGTCGAGGTCCAGGCTGGTAGTGAGCGGTTGAGTGCCATGCTGGAAAAACTGCGGGGGGATTTCCCGGCGTCTGGATGGCCCTACTGGATCCAGGACATTGCCGATCGGGGTCGACTGTAG
- a CDS encoding FGGY-family carbohydrate kinase, with protein MGLRLGIDIGTSGCRAAAIDAAGETVDSERVAIAEPRRDSAAVEQDPARWWEGVRAAVRGLTGRIDAAAITGLAVDGTSGTVLVTDAEGEPLAPALLYNDARATAEGAAIDAVAPPDSPARGAGSGLARALWLLARHPEAAHLLHQADWIAGRLTGRFGHSDPNNALKTGWDPVAGEWPAWLARAGMDAQRLPAVHPAGADLGPLDPAVAADLGLPATARVGAGTTDSTAAVLAAGASEPGDAVTVLGSTLVLKVVCAEPVADAETGVYSQPFGRYWLAGGASNSGGSTLRAFFDDDRLAALTPSLDPEMPTGLDYYPLPARGERFPVNDPEQEPRMAPRPDDDARFLQGLLEGMAAIEAAGYTRLRELGAPTPRRVMTLGGGARNPAWSRIRERALGVPVATRPAAEPAAGTARLAPAEGI; from the coding sequence ATGGGCCTGCGGCTGGGCATCGACATCGGCACCTCCGGCTGCCGCGCCGCCGCCATCGACGCCGCCGGCGAGACGGTGGACAGCGAGCGGGTAGCCATAGCCGAGCCGCGCCGGGACAGCGCCGCCGTGGAACAGGACCCGGCCCGCTGGTGGGAGGGGGTCCGCGCCGCCGTGCGCGGCCTCACCGGCCGCATCGACGCGGCGGCGATCACCGGCCTCGCCGTGGACGGCACCTCCGGTACGGTACTGGTCACCGATGCAGAAGGGGAACCGCTGGCCCCCGCCCTGCTCTACAACGACGCCCGCGCCACCGCCGAGGGGGCGGCCATCGACGCCGTCGCGCCGCCGGACAGCCCTGCCCGGGGCGCCGGCAGCGGCCTGGCCCGGGCGCTGTGGCTGCTGGCCCGGCACCCGGAGGCCGCCCACCTGCTCCACCAGGCCGACTGGATCGCCGGCCGGCTCACCGGTCGCTTCGGCCACAGCGATCCCAACAATGCCCTGAAAACGGGTTGGGACCCGGTGGCCGGAGAATGGCCGGCCTGGCTGGCCCGGGCCGGAATGGACGCGCAACGGCTGCCGGCGGTCCACCCGGCCGGCGCCGACCTCGGGCCGCTGGACCCGGCGGTAGCCGCCGATCTCGGCCTGCCGGCCACCGCCCGCGTGGGGGCCGGGACCACCGACAGCACCGCCGCCGTCCTCGCCGCCGGCGCCAGCGAGCCGGGGGACGCGGTGACCGTGCTCGGCTCCACCCTGGTCCTCAAGGTGGTGTGCGCCGAGCCGGTGGCCGATGCCGAGACCGGCGTCTACAGCCAGCCCTTCGGCCGGTACTGGCTGGCCGGCGGCGCCTCCAACAGCGGCGGCTCGACCCTCCGGGCCTTCTTCGACGACGACCGGCTGGCCGCCCTGACCCCGTCCCTGGATCCGGAGATGCCCACCGGCCTGGACTACTACCCGCTGCCGGCCCGGGGCGAACGCTTCCCGGTCAACGACCCGGAACAGGAGCCGCGCATGGCGCCCCGGCCGGACGACGATGCCCGCTTCCTCCAGGGGCTGCTGGAGGGCATGGCCGCCATCGAGGCCGCCGGCTACACCCGCCTGCGGGAGCTGGGTGCGCCGACCCCGCGGCGAGTAATGACCCTGGGCGGCGGGGCCCGGAATCCGGCCTGGAGCCGGATCCGGGAGCGGGCCCTGGGCGTCCCCGTCGCCACCCGCCCGGCCGCCGAACCCGCCGCTGGCACCGCCCGTCTGGCCCCGGCCGAGGGGATTTGA
- the queF gene encoding preQ(1) synthase, with translation MTTQPSRDLETFPNPTPERDYTVRFVIPEFTCLCPKTGQPDFATFYIDYIPGTTCVELKSLKLYMWSFRDEGAFHEAVTNRITDDLVTAIVPRFLRVTGRFNVRGGIYTDVTTEHRAEGWQPAAPVQLPPRE, from the coding sequence ATGACCACCCAGCCCAGCCGGGATCTGGAGACCTTCCCCAACCCCACGCCGGAGCGCGATTACACCGTCCGCTTCGTCATCCCGGAGTTCACCTGCCTCTGCCCCAAGACCGGTCAGCCGGACTTCGCGACCTTCTACATCGACTACATCCCGGGGACTACCTGCGTGGAACTGAAGTCCTTGAAGCTCTACATGTGGAGCTTCCGCGACGAGGGCGCCTTCCACGAGGCGGTGACCAACCGGATCACCGATGATCTCGTCACCGCCATCGTTCCCCGCTTCCTGCGGGTGACCGGCCGCTTCAACGTCCGCGGCGGGATCTACACCGACGTCACCACCGAGCACCGCGCCGAGGGCTGGCAGCCGGCGGCACCGGTGCAGCTGCCGCCCCGGGAGTAG